In Brachypodium distachyon strain Bd21 chromosome 2, Brachypodium_distachyon_v3.0, whole genome shotgun sequence, one genomic interval encodes:
- the LOC112271188 gene encoding uncharacterized protein LOC112271188 → MRWRRVGTGGGAWPPREKPRLRKGGGVLDSSAVWLLKRPVSALYVVFEGGSSDPTPNSPLPLLSPQSPPPPPLPTSSSARRAHLAAPPHGHGNPSLRATIDEEEAWQRRAEGACKWGAHKWQKWASDNDRAVELHPYFLTSGEGSSSEAQRMPVREEGPQLAPPLSSSSSEMEVEVGGGEAAGAEEAEHDGDKAGFEPEEIERTKEASKLSIAEGRTLARQGAVEVGKGHQALHRLVLVSGEGSFPVIVRIR, encoded by the coding sequence atGCGGTGGCGACGAGTAGGGACAGGAGGAGGTGCGTGGCCACCGAGGGAGAAGCCGCGACTGAGAAAAGGAGGAGGCGTGCTTGATTCATCCGCCGTTTGGTTACTGAAAAGGCCAGTTTCTGCCCTATATGTAGTGTTCGAGGGGGGCAGTTCGGATCCAACTCCGAACTCCCCTCTGCCACTACTGTCGCCACAAtccccaccgccaccgccgttgCCCACTagctcctccgcccgccgAGCCCACTTGGCTGCCCCTCCCCACGGCCACGGAAACCCTAGCCTGCGTGCCACTATTGACGAGGAAGAAGCGTGGCAGCGTCGGGCAGAGGGGGCCTGCAAGTGGGGAGCCCACAAGTGGCAGAAGTGGGCCTCCGACAACGACCGCGCGGTTGAGCTCCACCCCTACTTCCTCACCTCCGGGGAAGGGAGCTCGAGCGAAGCCCAACGCATGCCGGTGAGGGAGGAGGGGCCGCAGTTGGCTCCGCcgttgtcttcttcctcgtcagAGATGGAAGTGGAggtcggcggtggcgaggcagcgggggcggaggaggctgaGCACGACGGCGACAAAGCGGGGTTCGAACCCGAGGAGATCGAGCGCACGAAGGAGGCGTCAAAGCTCTCCATCGCGGAAGGACGCACGCTGGCTCGCCAAGGAGCAGTTGAAGTTGGCAAGGGCCATCAAGCGCTCCACCGCCTTGTCCTCGTCTCCGGTGAGGGCAGCTTCCCCGTCATCGTCCGAATCCGGTGA